The following proteins are co-located in the Salvelinus namaycush isolate Seneca chromosome 33, SaNama_1.0, whole genome shotgun sequence genome:
- the LOC120028001 gene encoding glycogenin-1-like isoform X1, producing the protein MSKDQAFVTLATNDNYARGAMVLGKSLRNHQTTRQLVVMIGPNVSDPCKGVLHKIFDEVLLVEVLDSGDAAHLALMKRPDLGVTFTKLRCWTLTHYSKCVFMDADTLVVQNIDELFDREELSASPDPGWPDCFNSGVFVFRPSDETYSNLLQYCTEHGSFDGGDQGILNGYFSDWATADISKHLPFIYNLSSIAIYTYLPAFKQYGGNAKVVHFLGQTKPWSYTYDPTTKKISGDMQETSTHPSFLLDWWILYSSSVVPMMTEGYGDQPFHSGCVEFQSSVKESCNHHGHWHELWSQICSHKEDGWKGSSTSHEPHHTEPYMPPETSEERKQKWEQGQADYMGKDSFDNIQKKLDAFLK; encoded by the exons ACCAGGCTTTTGTGACATTGGCGACCAATGACAACTATGCCAGAGGAGCCATGGTCCTGGGCAAGTCCCTGAGGAACCACCAGACAACCAGGCAGCTGGTGGTGATGATCGGACCCAACGTCTCTGATCCCTGCAA GGGAGTGCTTCACAAGATCTTTGACGAGGTACTGTTGGTGGAAGTGTTGGACAGCGGAGATGCAGCTCACCTGGCCCTGATGAAGAGACCTGACCTGGGAGTCACCTTCACCAAGCTACGCTGCTGGACCCTTACACACTATTCCAAATGTGTCTTCATGGACGCAGACACACTG GTGGTACAGAACATAGATGAGCTGTTTGATAGGGAGGAGCTGTCTGCGTCCCCGGACCCCGGCTGGCCTGACTGTTTCAACTCCGGCGTGTTCGTGTTCCGGCCCTCCGACGAGACGTACAGCAACCTGCTCCAGTACTGCACAGAACACGGCAGCTTCGATG GTGGAGACCAGGGGATCTTGAATGGCTACTTCAGTGACTGGGCAACAGCAGATATATCGAAacacctccccttcatctacaaccTCAGCAGCATAGCAATCTACACCTACCTTCCAGCATTCAAACA ATACGGTGGCAACGCAAAGGTGGTCCACTTCCTGGGTCAGACCAAGCCGTGGAGCTACACGTACGACCCCACGACCAAGAAGATCAGCGGGGACATGCAGGAGACCTCCACACACCCCAGCTTCCTCCTGGACTGGTGGATCCTCTACTCGTCCTCTGTGGTGCCCATGATGACGGAGGGATACGGAGACCAGCCCTTCCACTCTGGCTGTGTGGAA TTCCAATCCTCGGTCAAAGAAAGTTGTAATCATCATGGTCACTGGCATGAGCtgtggtcccagatctgtagtcACAAGGAGGATGGATGGAAG GGAAGCAGCACGTCCCATGAGCCCCATCACACTGAGCCATACATGCCACCCGAGACCTCTGAGGAACGCAAGCAGAAATGGGAGCAGGGCCAGGCGGACTACATGGGAAAGGACTCGTTTGACAATATCCAGAAAAAGCTTGATGCTTTCCTCAAATAA
- the LOC120028001 gene encoding glycogenin-1-like isoform X2 has product MSKDQAFVTLATNDNYARGAMVLGKSLRNHQTTRQLVVMIGPNVSDPCKGVLHKIFDEVLLVEVLDSGDAAHLALMKRPDLGVTFTKLRCWTLTHYSKCVFMDADTLVVQNIDELFDREELSASPDPGWPDCFNSGVFVFRPSDETYSNLLQYCTEHGSFDGGDQGILNGYFSDWATADISKHLPFIYNLSSIAIYTYLPAFKQYGGNAKVVHFLGQTKPWSYTYDPTTKKISGDMQETSTHPSFLLDWWILYSSSVVPMMTEGYGDQPFHSGCVEGSSTSHEPHHTEPYMPPETSEERKQKWEQGQADYMGKDSFDNIQKKLDAFLK; this is encoded by the exons ACCAGGCTTTTGTGACATTGGCGACCAATGACAACTATGCCAGAGGAGCCATGGTCCTGGGCAAGTCCCTGAGGAACCACCAGACAACCAGGCAGCTGGTGGTGATGATCGGACCCAACGTCTCTGATCCCTGCAA GGGAGTGCTTCACAAGATCTTTGACGAGGTACTGTTGGTGGAAGTGTTGGACAGCGGAGATGCAGCTCACCTGGCCCTGATGAAGAGACCTGACCTGGGAGTCACCTTCACCAAGCTACGCTGCTGGACCCTTACACACTATTCCAAATGTGTCTTCATGGACGCAGACACACTG GTGGTACAGAACATAGATGAGCTGTTTGATAGGGAGGAGCTGTCTGCGTCCCCGGACCCCGGCTGGCCTGACTGTTTCAACTCCGGCGTGTTCGTGTTCCGGCCCTCCGACGAGACGTACAGCAACCTGCTCCAGTACTGCACAGAACACGGCAGCTTCGATG GTGGAGACCAGGGGATCTTGAATGGCTACTTCAGTGACTGGGCAACAGCAGATATATCGAAacacctccccttcatctacaaccTCAGCAGCATAGCAATCTACACCTACCTTCCAGCATTCAAACA ATACGGTGGCAACGCAAAGGTGGTCCACTTCCTGGGTCAGACCAAGCCGTGGAGCTACACGTACGACCCCACGACCAAGAAGATCAGCGGGGACATGCAGGAGACCTCCACACACCCCAGCTTCCTCCTGGACTGGTGGATCCTCTACTCGTCCTCTGTGGTGCCCATGATGACGGAGGGATACGGAGACCAGCCCTTCCACTCTGGCTGTGTGGAA GGAAGCAGCACGTCCCATGAGCCCCATCACACTGAGCCATACATGCCACCCGAGACCTCTGAGGAACGCAAGCAGAAATGGGAGCAGGGCCAGGCGGACTACATGGGAAAGGACTCGTTTGACAATATCCAGAAAAAGCTTGATGCTTTCCTCAAATAA